CAAACCCCAACCCGGGAGGAGCAGAAGCAGGGACAGGGAAAAGCGGATCAGAAAAGGAGGACACTCCTCATGCCACTGCCAGGCCTGAGCGGGCGGAGGGAGAGGCTGAAGACAAGACAGGAGCCTGCAGTTCTCATTTTGACAGGACTAGACTTTTTCAGATCTGAGGAAGAGAGAGCTCAAATGCCTGAAACTGATCAGAAGGTTAGGAGGCCTGCCCAGGAGGTCGCCAAAGGGCAAAGAAGGGAAAGCCAACCCAGCAGCCTTAAAAAGACTCTCCATGAATCAAAAATGAAACCATTTCCCAATTATCCCCAGTAACTCCAGCTGCAGTGACAtcacaaactcagagaatttttAAACATGACAAACCCAGTGTCTCGGAGGTGGGGGACCCTCAATTCCCTGGATTGCAAAGCAAGAAGGAAACCTGGATGTCCCCAAGAGTCCCGCCTCCTCCACAGGGGAgactttcccttccctctctgaTGCCCCCCTCATGCCAGCAGCTGCTCCTGACCCCCAGAGGGCCTCTTCTGCCTTTGGAACTGGCAGCTGGACCCTGAGCCAGTCATGAGACACCCCCACCTTGGGCTTCCTAAGGAAGGAACTAAAACCCTCCTAAAGGTTTTAAGGTTTTAGTGGTCCTTCCTCTTTTCAAGGCTTTCTCAGGGAGAAGATCCCAGTATGGGAAACGGCTCCTTCTTCACAGTGGGGCAGGTTACTCATGGCACCAGGGCCCCCCAGCTGCTGccgaagagttgtgaggagcacCTAGTTCTAATTCTGGAACACAGGGCAGTGTGGCCAAGAGCTGGCACCTTTTTTTGGTTTACACAGATGCCCTATAGACTAGTTCCGCCTTCGCCCATCCCCAAAGACCTCTGGCCTCTGCCTTCCCACCCCCCTTGCCATCTCAGCTCGTTACCTTCCTTGGAGAAGGGGTCGAAGAGGGCAAGCTCAGCATCAGTGAGTGGGCCTCGGGCAGGGGAACTGGATGTCTCCTCGCTGCTCCCACAGTTAAACAGGAGGTCCAGGGCCTCCTGCGCAGGGCTGGATGGTGGGGGGTCCACTGAGGGAGAGATCATTGGGCATATTAGCAACCATGGGGGCAGACAAGCTGCTTAACAGGATGggtacccattttacagattaagaaactgtgtcccagagaaggaaaatgaccttTCCGAAGTGCTAGGTGTTAAATGTCACATGGAGTGTGGGCCCCCACTCCCTAATCTAGACCCTCCAGCCCCGGCTTTCCCCCAACTCCCGATGCACCTGGCACCTCCAACTCCTCCAGGCCCCTCCTCTCGGTGGGGAGCAGCTGGGGCAGCCGAGGCTCATCAGGGGGCGGTCGGGGCTCGTCGGGGGGCGGCGTGGGAATCAGTGGGGGTGGCAGGATATGCATGTCCCTGGACGCATCGGAGGGCCGGGTCACCTCCCCACCCTGCAGGGGAGAAAGATCAgcgaggggtggggtgggggggtgtggtCTCAGGGGGGGGCAGCCTGGTGGCCTGAGGGCTTCTGGggtcctggggagggggtggcagggACACCTACCCGGAAGAACTCCTTGAGTTGGGGGCTGTTGTTGAGCGCGGGGATGTGTACGGTGAAGCGGAGCAGGTCCTCAGCCCCCTTCCGCCGCTCCTCGATCACTGCCGCATCGAACCTGCCTGTGGGCCCCGGGCGGGCGAGAAGCAGTGACCACAGGGGCTCTGGGCCCCAAAGCCCACCCTGCCTCCCTGCCTGAGCACCCGAACAACCCGGCGCTCCTGTGGCCCCTGTCCCATCCGTCTCCCGTGGCTCctctccaggtccctggcatCCAACCTGCCACCAGGCCCTTCTGATCCCACCTCTGCCATGGCCCACGGCCCTCCACTACCTCCTTCTCTGCAGCCACAGCAGTGGGCCGTGACCTCAATGCCCAGCCCCGGTCTGGACCCCCACGTACCCAATACACACACATAGCCCCCCTGACTGGTCTTTCCAGGCTGACATCCACACAGAGGCCAAGGGaaccttttaaaatacaaatctgaGCTTGTCTCACAAAACCACCCAAAGCCTCTCCTTGCTCTGAGCTGGGAACTCTGCTGGCTCAGACCCCTGCcagcctctcctctccctctctgctccagccacatggGGCTTCTTTTTCCTACTCTGGGCCCCGCAGGCACTGCTTTCAGCCTGCAGTGCGAGGCTGCTCAGCATGGCCAAGGCCTGCTTCTCCCCCAGACCTCAAGGGGAGCCTCCAAGATGCCTGTTCTCCCTGCCACGGCTGGGGCAAAAGCCATCAGAAACCACACTCCCCCTTTCATAtcatttataaaaggaaattcaTTTCACTGTGTGATTAACTGAACTAGAAGCTCcattccctctttcttctttccctcttccctcacCACTGTATGTCCAgggtgttttcattcattcagcaaacctTTCTTGGGCAGCTCCCACGTGCCAGATGCTGGAGCTGCCCAAGGAagatttgctgaatgaatgaacacaccTGGCTGGGCGGGGAGGGTGGTTTGTATGGAGGGATCAATCTCCCTGTTCACTCATTTACCAGATGTTtgttgaatacctactatgtgctaggttcAGAGGGTAAATGAGTGAGAAGCAAGGCCTCTACCCTCGTGGAGAGCACATTCTAGACGGGGGAGGCACACAGccaacaagaaacaaaataatttcagattgcTCTGATGTAATGGGAGGAGGAAagtaaggctcagagaggggaagtgacttgtccaagattaCACAGCAATTAGCCCTCCCCCAAGCAAACCGacacccttttatttatttatttttttggtatcaGCTTCACTGCTCTGTTCCAGTTAAGTAGCATGTTTAACCGCTTAACTGGAACAAACCACTCTCCTAACCCTGGCAGCATGATAACCAGGCTAGAGTTAGAAGCCTGGCCTAGCATAACCCACTGGTAACAACCCTTCACGTTGCTGTGAAAAGAACATCTGAAGTGAGCCTGCAGGCCCAAGTGACTGCTCAGCACTGCCCAACAGACTTACACAGTGAACCACTTTTACTTTTAAGTTTTCTAGTAGCTACATTTTTTTTGTAAAGTAAaaggaaacaggtgaaattaattataataatatatattttatttaactcagcatATCCAAAATATGGTCACTTCAACATGTAGTCGATATACACATTGGCAATAAGAGGGTCTGCATTCTTTTTGCAGCATGCCTGCTACGCTATCAGCACATCCCACTTTAGACCAGCCACATCTCAAGTGCTGCACAGCCACGCGTGGGCCTTCGTGCAGCCCAGGCCTAGCGGGAGCTCAGACTCGGGGGCAGGAAGCCCAGTTTTGTCTAGTTTTGCCTTATTCAGGCCAAGTCCCTTCATCTCACTGAGCCTCAATGACCTTGCCCTGACAACAGGGCTAACGAGGGTGGGAATATCACACAGCAAGGGCTCTGCCACTCCAAGCCCGTTTCCCCATCCGCAAATGGAGCCATCCCTAAGGGCCCTTCCAAGTCTCTGAAATGTATCTCTGGTCTGAGTTTTTCCCCACCACCAGCAGAGGTCCTCTCCCCCTACCTTGGGCCCGAGGGCACTTACCAAATACCTGGGCACGGGGGAAAGAGGGAAACTCCTCGAGGCGGCGAAAGAGGTTGCGATGGGTGTAGGCCAGGTCTCCGTGCAGCTTGCGGAAGTCGCTGTACCGCTTCCAGACCACTACCTAAGAGGAGTGGATGGGCACTGGGGGGCAGCAGCTTTCCCCACTGCCAGCCTGGCCCCAGGTACAGTACCCCTACTCCCAGGGCCAGGGAGTAGGGAGGGCTGGGTCTCCCAGAGTTACCAGCTGATGCTGCTGTTTCCAGATCTGGGATTGGGGAAGCGACCCCAAGCCCCCTTCCTTCCAGGAGCCTCACCTCTTTGACATCCTCTGGATCCTTCTTCGAGATGAACTGAGGAAGAGAGACAGGAACCAGGTGAGACCAGAGACTGACCTCTGATGCCCCAGCACCCCCTAGAAGCCGAGGATACCCCATGGCTAAGAGCACCCTCCCTTTGAGGGGGAGGCATCCTGTAAGTGAAACTGCTGGGATTAAAACCCCAGCccttgagcccccagtcttggggtttgttcatatgaaatttaaccccacaggggataggtcaagcctacttaaaattaggcctaagagtcacccccaagagagtctcttttgttgctcagatgtggcctctctctccagccaacacaacaagcaaactcaccaccctccccctgtctacgtgggacatgactcccagtggtatgggccttcctggcaacgtgggacagaaatcccagaatgagctgagacccagcatcaagggattgagaaaaccttctcgaccaaaagggggaagagtgaaatgaggcaaagtgtccatggctgagagattccaaacagagtcgagaggttatcctggagattattcttgtgCATCAAGtaggtatcatcttgttattcaagatgtaatggagaggctagagggaactgcctgaaaatgtggagctgtgttccagtagccatgtttcttgatgatgactgaataatgatatagctttcacaatatgattgtgtgattgtgaaaaccttgtgtctgatgctccttttatctaccttgtcaacagatgagtagaacatatggaataaaaataaataatagggggaacaaatgttaaaataaatttagtttgaaatgctagtgataaatgaaagcgaggggtaagggatatggtatgtacaatctttttttttctctgttatcgttttatttctttttctgttgtctttttctttctctgaactgatgcaaatgttctaagaaatgatgaatatgcaactatgtgatgatattgagaattactgattacatatggagaacggaatgatatgttaatgatgtttttgtttgtttgttcttaattttttaaataaataaataaataaaaaacctggCCTTTGTCTTTGATGATAGAGACTCACCTAAACTATTTTGGGTTAAAGTAACTATATTTAAAAACCATTAAAGAATATATACCTTTCAAAggactcatatccagaatatataaagaagtcctacaaatcaatatttaaaagacaaaaacaaaaagtcaactttttaaaagtgaaCAAAATACCTGAACAGGCACCATCCACAAAATACAATATTTGAATAGCCAATAAGATTGTGAAAATACACTCATTATTCATCAGAGATATGCTCAAATTAATACTCCAATGAGATATTACTCAGGAATAGCTTGAATTTAAAGATACtgagtataaaatggtacaactactttggaaaactggTGGTTTCTAAGAAAGCTACACGTATGTCTGGcctacgacccagcaattccactcctaagcaTCTACAAGGGCAAATGAGTGTATATGTCCCCCAAAAGATCTGTActcaactttattcataatacctaaaacatttttagaaactaAATGTtcaacagcagaaaaaaaagaaaagaaaaacatggtaTATTCATACGAAAAGACCACTAAGCAGCcatttaacaaaaacaaaaacttcttaAAACATGCAATAATATGGACAAATTCCAAAAACATCAATAGAGTGAGAAAGTCAGGCACAAAAGACGACTTGTTAATTGAGTCACATTCATCTGAGGTTCAAGAACTCGCAAAAGTAATCTATGGTAACAGAAGTCAGAACCACAGGGGTTACCTCTTGGGGAGGGGGGCTGCTGATGAGAGAAGGGTACAGGATTTTAATGGGGTGATGGTTTTTGCACTGATGCAGACATACGTAAAAATGTATCGAGCTGTACACTTAAGATCTGGGCATATTCGTTTACGTAAATTatgtctcaattttaaaaatttaaaaatcgaAACACAATAATAATTTCATTGAGGTACACCAGCAAGAAACTAGCTGCAAAGGTTCATATGAAGAAGGTTCATattaagtaggaaaaaaatcaaagttgtATGTTACTTGCTCTGAAAgtccaacaaaaagacaaaaaaaagtgaCAGTCCATGACACAACCTTCCCAACCCCCAATCCATTCTTCTAAGTATCTACCTAAAATGACTACCTAGAATGACCACTTGCATTTTTTAAAGCATGGACAAGATTATAAGATATGGgaacagcaaaaataaacaagGAGGAAGATTCTGCCTTTGGATTGCTTTGGTCGTGTCTTTATGGTTTTACTCCACTTTAACAGTTAATTAACGAATGCACCAGTTTAATAATCACCCAGTTCAAAATTCTAAaggtacaaaaatatatacagtgaAAAATCTCCTAACTACTATCAACCTCCTTCTTCTCCTAAAAGGTCTCAATTGTTACCTGCATCCTTTTAGAAATATTCTGTTATACTGTTtccttcatgttttcttctaccGTCTCTCTACATGCTTATAATATTCTTGCTTCGAATAATGAACTTCGGTCTTTACTGACTTCCTGCTATGACCGTTGAAGAAAGACTTATTCCTTAAATCCCTTTTAACTGTATGAGTTTTGTTAAACCACAAACAAGGCTTATTAATAAAAAGAGTTAAACTCTTTAAAAGgcttttaagtaaaataaataaataaataaatacaaatgaaaacctaTTCTAAGAGATCGGAGAACTAGCTAATCTTTGCGTTAAGACAGAGTTTTCATGTTAATTCAGATAAATTCCCAGCCCGACACCCGTACACCACGCGTTGGGCGTGGCCACCCACACCTCGCCGGACTGGGAACTGCGGGCCACGCCCTTTTAAAAAGGGCAGCGCCCTCCCAGGTCCCCGCCTCCtacaccaccccccaccccgtggTTAAAAAAGTAAAGGATGGCTCTTGCCGCAAACCCTCCTTAAAGGGGAAATACACTTCAGTCGTCTGAAAAGGGAGCCGTCTGCAGCTCCACGCCTTAAGGTAAAACACGGGCCCACTCTTGTTAAAGTGGTAAAGCTCCCCGCTGGGCCCCACCTCACCTGCGCGGTCACTTTGTACTCGGTGTAGCCTTTGGGGTGGGTCCGGGGGTCGGAGACTGAGTAGTGCCGCAGGAAGTCGTCCTTCGCCTGGCGGGACATGGCAGCCGAGCTGGAGCGGAGTTCACCGCCGACCTCCGCCTCCTCTACGGCGCCCCCTCCCCTCCGGGGCGGTCTCTGCCCGCCGCCGCCTCTCCCGGGCCTGCGCCCTTCAGCCTCGGGCCTAGGGAGCTGGTCGCAAGTGACAGTTCTGCTCCGGTACCGGGCGCG
This region of Tamandua tetradactyla isolate mTamTet1 chromosome 9, mTamTet1.pri, whole genome shotgun sequence genomic DNA includes:
- the SNX15 gene encoding sorting nexin-15 isoform X1, which translates into the protein MSRQAKDDFLRHYSVSDPRTHPKGYTEYKVTAQFISKKDPEDVKEVVVWKRYSDFRKLHGDLAYTHRNLFRRLEEFPSFPRAQVFGRFDAAVIEERRKGAEDLLRFTVHIPALNNSPQLKEFFRGGEVTRPSDASRDMHILPPPLIPTPPPDEPRPPPDEPRLPQLLPTERRGLEELEVPVDPPPSSPAQEALDLLFNCGSSEETSSSPARGPLTDAELALFDPFSKEESTEPSPTHIGELAAMETEPERLEPWEPGGQEEEEEEEGGPTPAYLSQATDLITQALKDEKAGAYPAALQGYRDGVHILLQGAPSDPSPARQEGVKKKAAEYLKRAEEILHLHLSQAPP
- the SNX15 gene encoding sorting nexin-15 isoform X2, with product MQFISKKDPEDVKEVVVWKRYSDFRKLHGDLAYTHRNLFRRLEEFPSFPRAQVFGRFDAAVIEERRKGAEDLLRFTVHIPALNNSPQLKEFFRGGEVTRPSDASRDMHILPPPLIPTPPPDEPRPPPDEPRLPQLLPTERRGLEELEVPVDPPPSSPAQEALDLLFNCGSSEETSSSPARGPLTDAELALFDPFSKEESTEPSPTHIGELAAMETEPERLEPWEPGGQEEEEEEEGGPTPAYLSQATDLITQALKDEKAGAYPAALQGYRDGVHILLQGAPSDPSPARQEGVKKKAAEYLKRAEEILHLHLSQAPP